Proteins encoded within one genomic window of Megalopta genalis isolate 19385.01 chromosome 10, iyMegGena1_principal, whole genome shotgun sequence:
- the PDCD-5 gene encoding programmed cell death 5, translated as MADPELEAIRQQRLAQLQQQYKHGNIDNKQAMEEKMQEMEEMRNSILIQVLDQSARARLNTLSIGKPEKGKMVEDMILSMAQQGRLPGKLGEKELINLLESVNQQTQRKTVVKFDRRRAALDSDDDDL; from the exons ATGGCAGATCCAGAACTGGAAGCAATAAGACAGCAACGATTAGCTCAATTACAACAACAATATAAG CATGGAAATATTGATAACAAACAAGCAATGGAGGAGAAAATGCAAGAGATGGAAGAAATGAGAAATTCAATTCTTATACAAGTATTAGATCAATCGGCCAGGGCAAGAC TTAATACGTTAAGTATTGGAAAACCGGAGAAGGGAAAAATGGTAGAAGATATGATATTAAGTATGGCGCAACAAGGACGACTGCCTGGTAAACTAGGTGAGAAAGAACTTATTAACTTACTTGAAAGTGTAAATCAACAAACGCAACGAAAAACTGTTGTCAAG TTCGATAGGCGAAGAGCAGCTCTAGACTCTGATGATGATGATTTATAG
- the Tmx3 gene encoding thioredoxin-related transmembrane protein 3 isoform X1, which produces MVTLTKFVLIAIVYAFSGILTHITASRVLELSDRFLDIHKDGQWLVMMYAPWCAHCKRLEPIWAHVAQHLHATSIRVGRVDCTRFTSVAHAFKVKGFPTILFLKGEQEFTYHGDRTRDEIVKFALRVSGPPVQEITKTQSFDTIKRERGLYFLYVGEKVGPLWEYYHKTADVFQPHAFFYQSHPGVVNKHAPVESVPALFVYKENYHYNFTGHTTSDIEQLNDTLYKWINSERFPTFPKVTRGNINQLFLTNKNLVLAVVEENQLEKVPPHMLRFKDMVESIIKSKREKYHDHFQFGWIASPELVNSIAMMVLPLPSLIVINTTTNHHHIPEDETEKLTPHVIELFLEQIRNESAPRYGGNSWLIHIYRSWFELRTTLTAMWMGNPILTMVLFGLPAGFLSLICYGICCPDILDANDEEEEQSGTNHMKKD; this is translated from the exons ATGGTAACATTAACGAAATTCGTGCTCATCGCAATTGTTTATG CTTTTTCAGGAATTCTCACACATATAACGGCATCACGTGTACTTGAATTAAGCGACAG ATTCTTGGACATTCATAAAGATGGACAATGGCTAGTAATG ATGTATGCACCGTGGTGCGCACACTGTAAAAGATTAGAACCAATTTGGGCCCATGTAGCACAACATTTACATGCGACATCAATACGTGTAGGGCGTGTTGATTGCACTCGATTTACAAGTGTAGCACATGCTTTCAAAGTCAAAGGATTTCCAACCATTCTATT TTTAAAAGGAGAACAGGAGTTTACATACCATGGAGACagaacgagagacgagataGTAAAATTTGCGTTAAGGGTGAGTGGTCCACCAGTTCAAGAGATAACAAAAACTCAAAGTTTTGACACAATTAAAAGAGAACGCGGCTTATACTTTTTGTATGTCGGAGAGAAAGTTGGACCATTATGG GAATATTACCACAAGACTGCAGATGTGTTCCAACCGCATGCGTTTTTCTATCAGTCTCATCCAGGTGTTGTCAACAAGCATGCTCCAGTAGAAAGTGTTCCAGCATTATTTGTTTACAAAGAAAATTATCATTACAATTTTACTG GTCATACTACAAGTGATATAGAACAATTGAATGACACGTTGTACAAGTGGATAAACTCGGAACGTTTTCCAACGTTCCCAAAAGTGACCAGAGGAaatataaatcaattgtttttaacaaataaaaatttggTTCTAGCAGTTGTGGAAGAGAATCAATTAGAGAAAGTACCACCACACATGTTGCGGTTCAAAGATATGGTGGAGTCTATAATTAAAAGCAAACGAGAAAAATATCACGA CCACTTCCAATTCGGTTGGATAGCTAGTCCTGAACTAGTCAATAGTATAGCGATGATGGTTCTTCCTTTGCCAAGTTTAATTGTTATTAACACTACGACAAATCATCATCACATTCCAGAGGATGAAACAGAAAAATTAACGCCTCATGTGATAGAGTTGTTCCTAGAGCAAATTCGTAACGAAAGCGCTCCG CGATACGGTGGAAACAGTTGGCTAATACATATTTACAGATCATGGTTTGAATTGAGAACAACTCTTACTGCTATGTGGATGGGAAATCCTATCTTGACAATGGTTTTATTCGGTTTACCAGCTGGCTTTTTATCATTAATATGTTATGGAATTTGCTGCCCAGACATTCTAGATGCAAATGACGAAGAAGAAG AACAATCAGGGACAAATCACATGAAGAAAGACTAA
- the Tmx3 gene encoding thioredoxin-related transmembrane protein 3 isoform X2 — MVTLTKFVLIAIVYGILTHITASRVLELSDRFLDIHKDGQWLVMMYAPWCAHCKRLEPIWAHVAQHLHATSIRVGRVDCTRFTSVAHAFKVKGFPTILFLKGEQEFTYHGDRTRDEIVKFALRVSGPPVQEITKTQSFDTIKRERGLYFLYVGEKVGPLWEYYHKTADVFQPHAFFYQSHPGVVNKHAPVESVPALFVYKENYHYNFTGHTTSDIEQLNDTLYKWINSERFPTFPKVTRGNINQLFLTNKNLVLAVVEENQLEKVPPHMLRFKDMVESIIKSKREKYHDHFQFGWIASPELVNSIAMMVLPLPSLIVINTTTNHHHIPEDETEKLTPHVIELFLEQIRNESAPRYGGNSWLIHIYRSWFELRTTLTAMWMGNPILTMVLFGLPAGFLSLICYGICCPDILDANDEEEEQSGTNHMKKD, encoded by the exons ATGGTAACATTAACGAAATTCGTGCTCATCGCAATTGTTTATG GAATTCTCACACATATAACGGCATCACGTGTACTTGAATTAAGCGACAG ATTCTTGGACATTCATAAAGATGGACAATGGCTAGTAATG ATGTATGCACCGTGGTGCGCACACTGTAAAAGATTAGAACCAATTTGGGCCCATGTAGCACAACATTTACATGCGACATCAATACGTGTAGGGCGTGTTGATTGCACTCGATTTACAAGTGTAGCACATGCTTTCAAAGTCAAAGGATTTCCAACCATTCTATT TTTAAAAGGAGAACAGGAGTTTACATACCATGGAGACagaacgagagacgagataGTAAAATTTGCGTTAAGGGTGAGTGGTCCACCAGTTCAAGAGATAACAAAAACTCAAAGTTTTGACACAATTAAAAGAGAACGCGGCTTATACTTTTTGTATGTCGGAGAGAAAGTTGGACCATTATGG GAATATTACCACAAGACTGCAGATGTGTTCCAACCGCATGCGTTTTTCTATCAGTCTCATCCAGGTGTTGTCAACAAGCATGCTCCAGTAGAAAGTGTTCCAGCATTATTTGTTTACAAAGAAAATTATCATTACAATTTTACTG GTCATACTACAAGTGATATAGAACAATTGAATGACACGTTGTACAAGTGGATAAACTCGGAACGTTTTCCAACGTTCCCAAAAGTGACCAGAGGAaatataaatcaattgtttttaacaaataaaaatttggTTCTAGCAGTTGTGGAAGAGAATCAATTAGAGAAAGTACCACCACACATGTTGCGGTTCAAAGATATGGTGGAGTCTATAATTAAAAGCAAACGAGAAAAATATCACGA CCACTTCCAATTCGGTTGGATAGCTAGTCCTGAACTAGTCAATAGTATAGCGATGATGGTTCTTCCTTTGCCAAGTTTAATTGTTATTAACACTACGACAAATCATCATCACATTCCAGAGGATGAAACAGAAAAATTAACGCCTCATGTGATAGAGTTGTTCCTAGAGCAAATTCGTAACGAAAGCGCTCCG CGATACGGTGGAAACAGTTGGCTAATACATATTTACAGATCATGGTTTGAATTGAGAACAACTCTTACTGCTATGTGGATGGGAAATCCTATCTTGACAATGGTTTTATTCGGTTTACCAGCTGGCTTTTTATCATTAATATGTTATGGAATTTGCTGCCCAGACATTCTAGATGCAAATGACGAAGAAGAAG AACAATCAGGGACAAATCACATGAAGAAAGACTAA
- the Tmx3 gene encoding thioredoxin-related transmembrane protein 3 isoform X3, with protein sequence MMYAPWCAHCKRLEPIWAHVAQHLHATSIRVGRVDCTRFTSVAHAFKVKGFPTILFLKGEQEFTYHGDRTRDEIVKFALRVSGPPVQEITKTQSFDTIKRERGLYFLYVGEKVGPLWEYYHKTADVFQPHAFFYQSHPGVVNKHAPVESVPALFVYKENYHYNFTGHTTSDIEQLNDTLYKWINSERFPTFPKVTRGNINQLFLTNKNLVLAVVEENQLEKVPPHMLRFKDMVESIIKSKREKYHDHFQFGWIASPELVNSIAMMVLPLPSLIVINTTTNHHHIPEDETEKLTPHVIELFLEQIRNESAPRYGGNSWLIHIYRSWFELRTTLTAMWMGNPILTMVLFGLPAGFLSLICYGICCPDILDANDEEEEQSGTNHMKKD encoded by the exons ATG ATGTATGCACCGTGGTGCGCACACTGTAAAAGATTAGAACCAATTTGGGCCCATGTAGCACAACATTTACATGCGACATCAATACGTGTAGGGCGTGTTGATTGCACTCGATTTACAAGTGTAGCACATGCTTTCAAAGTCAAAGGATTTCCAACCATTCTATT TTTAAAAGGAGAACAGGAGTTTACATACCATGGAGACagaacgagagacgagataGTAAAATTTGCGTTAAGGGTGAGTGGTCCACCAGTTCAAGAGATAACAAAAACTCAAAGTTTTGACACAATTAAAAGAGAACGCGGCTTATACTTTTTGTATGTCGGAGAGAAAGTTGGACCATTATGG GAATATTACCACAAGACTGCAGATGTGTTCCAACCGCATGCGTTTTTCTATCAGTCTCATCCAGGTGTTGTCAACAAGCATGCTCCAGTAGAAAGTGTTCCAGCATTATTTGTTTACAAAGAAAATTATCATTACAATTTTACTG GTCATACTACAAGTGATATAGAACAATTGAATGACACGTTGTACAAGTGGATAAACTCGGAACGTTTTCCAACGTTCCCAAAAGTGACCAGAGGAaatataaatcaattgtttttaacaaataaaaatttggTTCTAGCAGTTGTGGAAGAGAATCAATTAGAGAAAGTACCACCACACATGTTGCGGTTCAAAGATATGGTGGAGTCTATAATTAAAAGCAAACGAGAAAAATATCACGA CCACTTCCAATTCGGTTGGATAGCTAGTCCTGAACTAGTCAATAGTATAGCGATGATGGTTCTTCCTTTGCCAAGTTTAATTGTTATTAACACTACGACAAATCATCATCACATTCCAGAGGATGAAACAGAAAAATTAACGCCTCATGTGATAGAGTTGTTCCTAGAGCAAATTCGTAACGAAAGCGCTCCG CGATACGGTGGAAACAGTTGGCTAATACATATTTACAGATCATGGTTTGAATTGAGAACAACTCTTACTGCTATGTGGATGGGAAATCCTATCTTGACAATGGTTTTATTCGGTTTACCAGCTGGCTTTTTATCATTAATATGTTATGGAATTTGCTGCCCAGACATTCTAGATGCAAATGACGAAGAAGAAG AACAATCAGGGACAAATCACATGAAGAAAGACTAA
- the LOC117222672 gene encoding uncharacterized protein LOC117222672, with protein sequence MRKTQASNLNSETMELRLQNTLARRKKRQPQDEMNSRAINDNKSHSKNNDANISTEHHVSVDKAITPRNVDKAVKIFDTNEVHRFDNAGSTDLDEFASKSMNVVVDIHREYKSEKSGENSDRTRTSERTEGVRMFSKTNAFGDRRSDRQKFGQVQTRSIKKMHDDIEIDDSIDTIEVVNSTTAKGDERGERKLSKKNSDQCSSTERKSRGKGKWGVPQRQTDDLKKPPRKRWSKDTSIIRLPEPRSGSWASSTENKLPLTRSPDDTKQASFSAYDNAAFVSDDEEILRIETDYNGRENVRIEMREFAKEHFDNSTLSPRGREIPDAAAVTIESLDESENSNFERYETSRKVRSRNENGYDERGKRAISKNARGNSDESDDDDGSDNSNVSQSLRNVTVRSNYQSSEETSTKHRRSAKNRETSKKRSIDGQGYASQTVPSTTEGDDVNRRKSGDRRGSRSENEKRKVFKNVSSSSLTSPYSDVAKEDSKRRREKKHGAKYISVTIHRADMLEIDYLTKHPMVKVHIVYAETGKYLKNGSSSYLQPIITSTFDFKENRSIVPVWEEEIVFEHNFDSLLKTDNDQVVILFEIIDLLSFAEASFNYDKFGHEGCWYKIAWAFLKPVGRNSVVHIDRKVRLQLYKCRKTVKKFERFHACEVYTWWRSSVREKYPSSLFVTIMSIDPPKLEPVLYQQLSLNELSLSDARSEPQKVSSHTTNSIDLPKWSRLSAQSCKIPNEITFETEISENGCFFAAFSNNGKYLACCHSEEHNYPLVVYEIETKQVHVRFSGHKNFVYSLNWSENDNHLLSVSSDQTARVWDVQNQIVQHTEMMPHPSYVYCGKFDPESALIVATGCYDRTVRIWKRGRRSKGRDLGQELEGHEGFINAMCFQKNSNLLTADSVGVIILWTAKKIRSRSSRKEWQISRKIKVREISGVIVNTILLHPLESRLLVHSRNNGLRMLDLATGVVLQKYSEVNNRRIQSVACISPCGGLILCGGEDSTLKAWNLETGCLVAKYSFERNLRAVTCVDYHPYDHMIVFSTFGSPASVKILKFNKEANPEDVGLRMLEDSRTRMNVGETSVRAVNTPTMAAERSRSSSRIHTPDNALKERNSQSGASAKSYAGETFDKDAKYTDTRLKLMRLNETEETMKNRSANRLYNIIEKIDRILSNTSRSSGDIECGKSFSFTREANKGGIFTIQDENVERRRIRAEKKKSFAYLSADDCSNSCVESSTTSSVKPMRKVVESKPARKPRDWKERSQSAKVSKSNEYEDEVLKTFSDSAANYQRNKACTARSTESSFIIPVEGREMKPKEFLKTAYFNNDSSNSSGSAGTYVVEKDNVEGNSDEGSIKLIESEDLIENDMENYVKDLRPGSDSSVISNATFTIENEVPVPLPRRKKNLS encoded by the exons ATGAGAAAAACTCAAGCTTCGAATTTAAATAGCGAAACCATGGAATTAAGATTACAAAATACATTAGCAAGGAGAAAAAAGCGGCAGCCTCAAGACGAAATGAATTCGCGTGCGATTAACGATAATAAGTCGCATTCGAAAAATAACGATGCGAACATTTCAACCGAGCATCACGTTTCTGTAGATAAAGCGATTACCCCGAGAAATGTAGATAAAGCTGTGAAAATATTCGACACCAACGAGGTGCACAGGTTCGACAACGCAGGCTCCACGGATCTAGACGAGTTCGCATCCAAATCGATGAACGTTGTCGTCGATATTCACCGAGAATACAAATCGGAAAAGTCCGGCGAGAATTCGGATCGTACCAGAACCTCCGAGAGAACCGAAGGTGTCAGAATGTTTTCGAAAACCAACGCGTTCGGCGACAGGAGGAGCGACCGTCAGAAATTCGGTCAGGTTCAAACTCGGAGTATCAAAAAGATGCACGACGATATAGAGATCGACGATTCGATAGACACGATAGAGGTGGTTAATTCGACGACGGCGAAAGGGGACGAGAGAGGAGAAAGAAAATTGTCCAAGAAGAACAGCGACCAGTGTTCTTCCACCGAACGGAAGTCGCGCGGTAAGGGGAAGTGGGGGGTACCGCAACGTCAAACGGACGATTTGAAAAAGCCGCCGCGGAAACGCTGGTCAAAAGACACTTCGATAATTCGTTTGCCGGAACCGAGAAGCGGTTCCTGGGCGTCGTCCACCGAAAACAAGCTTCCGTTGACGCGATCCCCGGATGATACGAAACAAGCGTCGTTCTCGGCTTACGACAACGCGGCGTTCGTCTCGGACGACGAGGAAATACTGCGAATCGAGACCGATTACAACGGCCGGGAAAATGTGAGGATAGAGATGAGGGAGTTCGCTAAGGAACATTTCGATAACTCGACACTTTCGCCGCGCGGTAGAGAAATACCGGACGCGGCTGCTGTCACTATCGAAAGCTTAGACGAGTCGGAGAACTCGAATTTCGAACGCTACGAAACATCGAGGAAAGTTCGGTCACGAAACGAGAACGGTTACGACGAGCGCGGGAAACGCGCGATTTCGAAAAATGCGAGAGGAAACTCGGATGaaagcgacgacgacgacggatcCGATAATTCGAACGTATCGCAGTCCTTGAGAAACGTGACCGTTCGATCGAATTATCAGTCCTCTGAGGAAACATCGACGAAACATCGACGTTCTGCGAAGAACAGAGAAACGTCTAAAAAGCGTTCTATCGATGGTCAAGGTTATGCTAGCCAAACTGTACCGTCGACGACCGAGGGTGACGATGTAAATCGCAGAAAATCGGGGGATCGTCGTGGCTCGAGAAGCGAGAACGAGAAAAGGAaagtatttaaaaatgtttccagCTCTTCTCTGACCAGTCCGTATTCCGACGTGGCCAAAGAGGATTCGAAGAGGAGGAGGGAAAAGAAACATGGCGCCAAGTATATTTCCGTTACGATCCATAGAGCGGACATGTTGGAGATCGATTACTTGACGAAGCACCCGATGGTGAAGGTGCACATCGTGTACGCCGAAACTgggaaatatttgaaaaatggaTCCAGCAGTTATTTGCAGCCGATAATCACCAGCACGTTCGATTTCAAAGAGAACAGGTCCATCGTGCCCGTGTGGGAGGAGGAGATCGTCTTCGAGCATAATTTCGATTCGTTGCTGAAAACCGATAACGATCAGGTCGTGATCTTGTTCGAGATCATCGACCTGTTGAGCTTCGCCGAGGCTAGCTTTAATTATGATAAATTTG GCCACGAAGGTTGTTGGTACAAGATTGCTTGGGCCTTCTTGAAACCCGTGGGAAGAAACAGCGTCGTTCACATCGATCGAAAAGTTCGattacaattgtacaaatgtcgCAAAACCGTGAAAAAGTTCGAACGATTTCATGCGTGCGAA GTGTACACATGGTGGAGATCCAGTGTCAGAGAGAAATATCCTAGCAGCTTGTTCGTCACGATAATGTCGATCGATCCGCCGAAATTGGAACCGGTTCTCTATCAGCAACTATCGTTGAACGAGTTATCGTTATCCGACGCACGCAGCGAGCCGCAAAAAGTATCAAGCCACACGACGAATTCCATCGATTTGCCGAAGTGGTCGCGGTTGTCCGCGCAGTCTTGCAAAATACCGAACGAGATCACCTTCGAGACCGAGATCAGCGAGAACGGATGCTTCTTCGCAGCTTTCAGTAACAACGGCAAATACTTGGCTTGCTGTCACTCGGAAGAACATAATTATCCTTTGGTCGTTTACGAG ATCGAAACGAAACAAGTTCATGTACGATTCTCCGGGCACAAGAACTTCGTGTACTCTCTGAATTGGTCCGAGAACGATAACCATCTACTCTCCGTCTCGTCGGATCAGACCGCTCGTGTTTGGGACGTGCAGAATCAAATCGTGCAACACACGGAA ATGATGCCGCATCCTTCGTACGTGTACTGCGGCAAATTCGATCCGGAAAGCGCTCTGATCGTTGCGACAGGATGCTACGATCGTACGGTTCGCATCTGGAAGCGTGGCAGAAGATCGAAAGGTCGAGATCTCGGTCAGGAGCTGGAGGGTCACGAGGGATTTATAAATGCTATGTGCTTCCAAAAGAACAGCAATCTGTTGACCGCGGACAGCGTTGGTGTAATAATATTATGGACGGCGAAGAAAATTCGGAGCAGATCGAGCCGCAAGGAATGGCAGATTTCGCGGAAGATAAAGGTCCGAGAAATCAGCGGCGTGATCGTTAACACCATCCTTTTGCATCCCCTGGAATCTAGGCTGCTCGTCCATTCGCGGAACAACGGATTACGGATGTTGGATCTGGCGACCGGTGTCGTATTGCAGAAATACagcgaggtaaacaatcgaAG gATACAATCGGTGGCGTGTATATCTCCGTGCGGCGGTCTAATTCTTTGCGGGGGCGAGGATTCTACGTTGAAGGCATGGAACTTAGAGACCGGATGTCTCGTAGCGAAGTACAGTTTCGAGCGGAATTTACGCGCGGTGACATGCGTGGACTATCATCCGTACGACCACATGATAGTATTCTCGACGTTCGGTAGCCCAGCGTCGGTGAAAATTCTAAAATTCAACAAGGAAGCGAACCCGGAGGACGTAGGCTTGAGAATGCTGGAGGATAGCAGAACGAGAATGAACGTCGGCGAGACGTCTGTAAGAGCTGTGAACACACCGACGATGGCCGCGGAGAGATCGCGGTCGAGCAGCAGAATTCACACGCCGGACAACGCtttgaaagaaagaaattcgcAATCCGGCGCGAGCGCGAAATCGTACGCCGGCGAAACGTTCGATAAAGACGCGAAATACACGGACACGAGATTGAAGCTGATGCGATTGAACGAGACCGAGGAAACGATGAAGAATCGAAGCGCTAATCGGCTGTACAATATCATCGAGAAAATCGATAGGATTTTATCGAACACGTCCAGGTCCTCCGGCGACATAGAATGCGGGAAGAGCTTTTCGTTTACTCGAGAGGCGAACAAAGGCGGGATCTTCACGATACAAGACGAGAACGTGGAAAGAAGGAGGATAAGAGCGGAGAAGAAGAAATCGTTTGCTTATTTGAGCGCCGACGACTGTTCGAATTCGTGCGTCGAATCGAGTACGACCAGCAGCGTGAAACCGATGAGAAAGGTCGTGGAGTCGAAGCCCGCGAGGAAACCCAGAGATTGGAAAGAGAGATCCCAAAGCGCTAAAGTGTCGAAGAGCAATGAATACGAAGACGAAGTCCTGAAGACCTTCTCCGACAGTGCTGCGAATTATCAGCGGAATAAAGCTTGTACAGCGAGAAGCACGGAGTCTTCTTTCATTATTCCAGTCGAGGGAAGAGAAATGAAACCGAAGGAGTTTCTGAAAACTGCTTATTTCAATAATGACTCATCGAATTCTTCCGGTAGTGCCGGTACGTATGTTGTAGAGAAGGATAACGTCGAAGGGAACAGCGACGAAGGCTCGATCAAATTAATCGAAAGCGAAGATCTGATCGAAAACGACATGGAAAATTATGTGAAGGATTTACGTCCAGGAAGCGATAGCTCGGTGATCAGCAACGCGACTTTTACTATTGAGAATGAAGTGCCCGTCCCATTGCctagaagaaagaaaaatcttTCTTGA